Genomic window (Cellulosilyticum lentocellum DSM 5427):
ACTAAATCCACTACTTCTTCTGATATCAATACCACATCTCTATTAGATTTAGCCAATGGCCTAAAAGAAAAATATGACTTACAAGAACAATATAAGTTTGCTGATGAAATTCATGTTTTAGAAAGAAATGAGGTATTAGAGGTAGACTTAGGTTTTCCTATTACTGACGACCATAATACCTATGATATGTTTCAGTTTTTCTTAGACCCTGAATTAACTATTCCTTTATGGCGACCAGCTCCTAGTAACTATTACAAGGGGCATGATAAAATCAAAATCAAACCTAAAACCTATCCTCTTTTTCGTACAGAATTCGAAGGAGAATCTAAAAGAGAGAATGCTAATTGGGGTAATGCTGGTACCCTTTATCTAGCTAAGTATTATGATAAATCAGGGAATGTTACAGAAGAACCTCAAGAAGTTTCTGTTATAAAAATAAAAACGGAATTACCTCGACCTGAAGTTAACTTAATAGCCGATGAAAATGGCTTTGCAACTCTATCTTGGCAGCCTGTTAAGGGAGCTACCCAATACTCTATTTACAGTATTAGTATAGATAACAATCAAATTTCAGCTGATGAGATTCTCTATTGTGTTGATACTACAAAAGAAACTTCTTTTTCAGGGTTTGATGTTTTTTTACATGATACTTCTTCTATTACGGGGGTAGCTACTAATAGTATTCTTACTATTAATAATAACTTTCTTTATGATGAAGACGGGTATGGCGAAGGCTATGTAGTAATAGCTGAAGGACCTGATGGTCAGTCCGAGATGAGTCGTGTTATAACCCCTAATGATTATGCTGCTAGGCTAATTCATAGTAGAGATTATGATGCTTCTTCAAAGCAAACTACCAGTGATCCAGAACTTAAACTTCCTCTATATCTTTCAATTGAAATGTGTGACGAGTCATCCGTGCTCTATCCTATAGAATATGATGCATCATCTGTACAAAAATATGCCGGTGAACATTCTCCTACTGTTCAAGTAGACGGCAAAGGCTTAGCTCAGCGCATGACTATCATAGGAAGGCCTAAGGGTACTCCTTTTGAAGAAGTCTTTTACTTTTATTATTATCCTGAAGTAGAAAATATTGATCAAACCTTAAATCTCTTCTTAAAAAGACAAGAGCAATTATCTGCCAGTGCTTCTGGTCTCAACAATACTATGACTATGGAAACTGTTTCTACTAATCAAGATGTACCTACTACTGATAGTGATGCTTCTATTTCTATGAATCAAGAAATACCTATAACTGCTACTAATTCACTGAGTGAATATCTAGCTCATAATATGCTAAATGGTATCACCACTATCTCTCTTAAGGATTTTCCAAAAGCTACGGATACTAATTCCTTATCAGATGCTCTACTAGAAGCTACTTACCAAAACCCTCTTATTTTTGGCATAGAATCAGCTAGTTCAAATCCTTATACCAACACTTTATACGTTACTTATACCTTAGATCAATCTACTCAAGAAGAACGTCAAGAACTGGTTTTAAAAGAAGCCCAGAATATCATTGCATCTA
Coding sequences:
- a CDS encoding transglutaminase domain-containing protein, with translation MKKNTFFYQKKLLRYVFCLSLGISLIGCTSNTIIPSTGKETEKTTSSTSSNTKSTTSSDINTTSLLDLANGLKEKYDLQEQYKFADEIHVLERNEVLEVDLGFPITDDHNTYDMFQFFLDPELTIPLWRPAPSNYYKGHDKIKIKPKTYPLFRTEFEGESKRENANWGNAGTLYLAKYYDKSGNVTEEPQEVSVIKIKTELPRPEVNLIADENGFATLSWQPVKGATQYSIYSISIDNNQISADEILYCVDTTKETSFSGFDVFLHDTSSITGVATNSILTINNNFLYDEDGYGEGYVVIAEGPDGQSEMSRVITPNDYAARLIHSRDYDASSKQTTSDPELKLPLYLSIEMCDESSVLYPIEYDASSVQKYAGEHSPTVQVDGKGLAQRMTIIGRPKGTPFEEVFYFYYYPEVENIDQTLNLFLKRQEQLSASASGLNNTMTMETVSTNQDVPTTDSDASISMNQEIPITATNSLSEYLAHNMLNGITTISLKDFPKATDTNSLSDALLEATYQNPLIFGIESASSNPYTNTLYVTYTLDQSTQEERQELVLKEAQNIIASIITADMTDLQKEEAINNYLCSNLEYDYAALESAEKNNYKYADPEFDDSFTVYGALINKVCVCKGYAEAFKLLADLAGLDSLVVTGQMDSVGHAWNKININNEWLTIDVTNNDKEFMANALYNLPDNTASLMLIENKDYVLDANYKNYVGSSADFEYYRLKGNYYAKSEISQVIATKLTSNTSELTLRTDFDLTDDELHELLQNAVDTIPIPVSFSYYNWLGIVYIKCD